Genomic DNA from Sphingobium sp. WTD-1:
ATGCCAGTGCGCACCGCCTGGCGGATGCACTCGCGGTTGGGCACGGGCAGCATGCCGGGCATGGCCGCATCGATCAGGCTGACCTGCGTATTGGGCTCCGCGCCGAACGCCGTCGCGGCGCCGGAAAAGAGCTTCGCGTTCGACGTCACCTGCGCATGGACTTCCAGGCCGATCACGACCTCCCATTCGCCGGTTGCGCCCTGGATGCGATAGGTTGATTCAGTCATTTCGCTTCTTGCCCATCAATTTCTGTCGGAGCGATCCGACCTCTGCTTCGGCGACCCTTGCCCCAAAGACTGGTCCTGGGGCGATCCGATGTCGCTTCCGCGGTAGCAATGACGATCTTCCGCCGCCTGGCTGGTCGATCATCCTTACGCTGATATCGCTGTTTCCCAGAAACAGTGAAGGAACTAAGCAAATCGACAAGTTCCCCCACCAGTTCTAGGAAGGTCATCTTACCACCACTTGTCCGGCCGCGCGGTGAACCCGGCCCGTTCCTCGATGGCGAGGCTGGCGTTCAGCACGGTCTGTTCGTCCAGCGCCTTGCCGATCACCTGCAGGCCGATCGGAAGACCGGCCGAATCCAGCCCGCCCGGAATCGCCATCGCCGGCAGCCCGGCCAGCGAGGCCGGCACGGTGAAGACGTCGTTCAGATACATGGCCAGCGGATCGGCCTGCTTCTCGCCCAGCGCGAAAGAGGCGCTCGGCGCGGTCGGCGTCAGCAGCAGGTCGCACTTTTCGAACGCCAGCTCGAAATCGCGCGCGATCAGCGCCCGGACCTTCTGCGCCTGAGTGTAATAGGCGTCGTAGAAGCCGGCCGACAGCACATAGGTGCCGATCATGATGCGGCGCTTCACTTCCGGGCCGAAGCCGGCAGCGCGGGTCGCGGCATACATGTCCTGCAGCCCCGCCCCATCGGGCAGGTCGCGCTGACCATAACGCACGCCGTCATAGCGGGCGAGGTTCGACGAGGCTTCGGCCGGCGCGATGATATAATAGGTCGGCAGCGCATATTTGGTATGCGGCAGCGACACTTCGATCACTTCGGCGCCGGCGTCCTTGAGCCATTCGATGCCGCGATCCCACATGGCGGAGATTTCGGCGTTCAGGCCATCGGGGCGATATTCCTTGGGAATACCAACCTTCTTACCCTTGAGATCGCTCGACAAATTGGCTTCCCACTGGGGCACAGCCAGATCGAGGCTGGTCGAATCCTTGGGGTCGAAGCCCGACATGACTTCCAGCAGGATCGCATTGTCACGCACCGTGCGCGCCATCGGCCCGGCCTGATCCAGCGAAGACGCGAACGCCACGATGCCGAAGCGCGAGCAGCGGCCATAGGTCGGCTTGATACCCGAAATGCCGGTGAAGGCGGCAGGCTGGCGGATCGAGCCACCGGTGTCGGTGCCGGTCGCCGCCGGGCAGAGCCGCGCGGAAATGGCCGAGGAGGAACCGCCCGACGAACCGCCGGGTGCCAGTGCAGCATTGTCGCCGCCGCCCCGCCGCCAGGGCGAGATCACATTGCCATAGTAACTGGTCTCGTTGGACGAACCCATGGCGAACTGGTCGAGGTTGAGCTTGCCCAGCATGCCGGCGCCGGCCGCCCACAGCTTGCCCGACACGGTCGATTCATAGGTCGGCACGAAGCCTTCC
This window encodes:
- the gatA gene encoding Asp-tRNA(Asn)/Glu-tRNA(Gln) amidotransferase subunit GatA, producing the protein MTNLTDLTVAEIRDGFRAGDFSAREVAEGFNANVAAAKALNAFIVETPEKALEAADAADKAKAAGETLGALSGVPIGMKDLFCTEGTQTTAASHMLEGFVPTYESTVSGKLWAAGAGMLGKLNLDQFAMGSSNETSYYGNVISPWRRGGGDNAALAPGGSSGGSSSAISARLCPAATGTDTGGSIRQPAAFTGISGIKPTYGRCSRFGIVAFASSLDQAGPMARTVRDNAILLEVMSGFDPKDSTSLDLAVPQWEANLSSDLKGKKVGIPKEYRPDGLNAEISAMWDRGIEWLKDAGAEVIEVSLPHTKYALPTYYIIAPAEASSNLARYDGVRYGQRDLPDGAGLQDMYAATRAAGFGPEVKRRIMIGTYVLSAGFYDAYYTQAQKVRALIARDFELAFEKCDLLLTPTAPSASFALGEKQADPLAMYLNDVFTVPASLAGLPAMAIPGGLDSAGLPIGLQVIGKALDEQTVLNASLAIEERAGFTARPDKWW